A genomic stretch from Tissierellales bacterium includes:
- a CDS encoding SHOCT domain-containing protein: MKETLEYSIQLAMLRQLLVEKLIDKREYFRIKEVLMKKYNIFRFDLLNYT; the protein is encoded by the coding sequence ATGAAAGAGACACTAGAATACAGCATCCAACTAGCTATGCTCAGGCAATTATTAGTAGAAAAATTAATAGATAAAAGAGAATATTTTAGAATTAAAGAGGTGCTAATGAAAAAATATAATATATTCAGATTTGACCTGCTAAATTATACTTAA